The following proteins come from a genomic window of Anas platyrhynchos isolate ZD024472 breed Pekin duck chromosome 12, IASCAAS_PekinDuck_T2T, whole genome shotgun sequence:
- the OSGIN1 gene encoding oxidative stress-induced growth inhibitor 1, with amino-acid sequence MLSNRKMYSILNRHQKKTGFKPLPVVIIGNGPSGICLSYLLSGYTPYFKRESLHPHPILQKKLEEAPHVSILDQDLEYLSEGLEGRSHSPVSLLFDTLLRPDTDFGGTAESVLTWWHETDRAIPHLVLGRNPPGGAWHSIEGSMVTLSRGEWMGLPDLQFKDWLRQKKRGLRNNRATAEDIAQYYQHYVMKKGLQKNFRSGTVVTSVRKVSAESISNHMQEDLQKSDSLWNFTEEGMEVFQVDGFVKTVQGDKEPFSIYAENVVLATGTYDSPTWLGVKGENLSYVHHQLSALEEAVKNNSIGITSDPVLIVGAGLTAADAILFAHHCNIPVIHVFRRRVSDPGLIFNQLPKMMYPEYHKVHQMMKEQSAACAGPYECYVSLPEHHVLSFGKDKKCIFQDKNGYQKAYKVSMALVLTGSNPNLSFLPNNGIDLAMDSDQPVNPKRNPIDVDPFTYECTQEKGLYALGPLAGDNFVRFVQGGALAAASSLLKKANKNPP; translated from the exons ATGCTTTCAAACAGGAAGATGTATTCAATATTGAACAGGCATCAGAAAAAGACTGGGTTCAAGCCGCTTCCTGTGGTGATCATAG gGAATGGACCTTCAGGAATCTGTCTCTCGTATTTGCTGTCAGGCTACACCCCTTACTTCAAAAGAGAGTCTCTTCATCCTCATCCTATTCTTCAGAAGAAACTAGAAGAGGCTCCACATGTCTCCATTTTGGACCAG GATTTGGAGTATCTGTCTGAAGGTCTGGAGGGACGATCCCACAGCCCTGTGTCTCTTCTGTTTGATACTCTTCTGCGTCCAGACACAGACTTTGGTGGAACAGCAGAATCTGTCCTCACTTGGTGGCACGAGACTGACAGAGCCATTCCCCACCTGGTCCTTGGCAGAAACCCTCCTGGAGGTGCCTGGCAT TCTATTGAGGGCTCTATGGTTACCCTGAGCAGAGGGGAATGGATGGGACTCCCAGATCTCCAGTTCAAAGACTGGCTGAGGCAAAAGAAAAG AGGCCTCAGAAACAACAGAGCCACAGCAGAAGACATTGCTCAATACTACCAACATTATGTGATGAAGAAAGGGCTGCAGAAGAACTTTAGAAGTGGGACTGTTGTAACCTCTGTGAGGAAAGTGAGTGCAGAGAGCATCTCCAACCACATGCAGGAAGATCTGCAGAAGAGCGACTCCCTCTGGAACTTCACTGAGGAGGGTATGGAGGTCTTTCAGGTGGATGGATTTGTCAAAACTGTCCAAGGTGATAAGGAGCCCTTCTCTATCTATGCGGAAAATGTAGTCTTGGCTACTGGAACATATGATAGCCCCACTTGGCTGGGGGTCAAGGGAGAGAACCTTTCCTATGTCCATCACCAGCTCTCTGCCCTAGAGGAAGCAGTGAAAAACAACAGTATTGGTATCACGTCAGACCCAGTCTTGATTGTAGGTGCTGGTTTGACAGCTGCTGATGCGATTCTCTTTGCTCACCACTGCAATATTCCAGTAATTCATGTTTTCCGGAGGCGAGTCAGTGATCCAGGTCTTATTTTTAACCAGCTACCCAAAATGATGTATCCTGAATACCACAAAGTCCATCAGATGATGAAAGAACAGTCAGCTGCATGTGCTGGGCCATATGAGTGTTACGTTAGCCTACCTGAACATCATGTACTGTCTTTTGGCAAGGACAAGAAATGCATCTTTCAAGACAAGAATGGCTACCAGAAAGCTTATAAAGTTTCCATGGCTCTTGTTCTAACTGGTTCAAACCCCAACCTCTCGTTTCTGCCAAATAATGGCATTGATTTGGCAATGGACAGCGACCAACCAGTCAATCCCAAGAGGAATCCCATAGATGTTGACCCATTCACCTACGAATGCACTCAGGAGAAAGGGCTTTATGCCCTAGGACCTCTAGCTGGGGATAATTTTGTACGCTTTGTGCAGGGaggggctctggctgctgccagctctctcttaaagaaagcaaacaaaaatcccccCTAA